The Nitrospirota bacterium genome window below encodes:
- the alr gene encoding alanine racemase — translation MVPTYATVNLAALAHNLSCITGYLSPSCKVLAIVKANAYGHGAVPIAQALARQGVERFAVASLDEGIQLRQAGLNAPILILGALFEEQIVDLVAHRLTPVVSDGRILPALAKAVRAHPALYQIHLKVETGMGRLGLSMDELPTILDDQILRSPLQVEGVMTHLADADGEDSAFTERQLGAFHAMLEQIRLRGLTLPLVHAANSAAIVRFPEAHFSLVRPGIMLYGYHTLPDSVPTPALTPVLSLRTTIAQLRTIPQGGTVSYNRTFVAKRPTKIAVLPIGYADGYSRLLSNRGFVLIQGTRAPIVGLVCMDMIMVDVTDLPSVQIGETVTLIGQQGTESIGADEVAGLIGTIPYEVLCGIGSRVPRLYESA, via the coding sequence TTGGTACCTACCTACGCCACCGTCAATCTCGCGGCGCTCGCCCACAATCTCTCGTGTATCACCGGGTATCTGTCCCCCTCCTGCAAGGTCCTGGCGATCGTCAAGGCCAATGCCTATGGGCACGGGGCTGTCCCTATCGCGCAAGCGCTGGCCAGGCAGGGAGTCGAGCGATTTGCCGTCGCCTCCCTGGATGAAGGCATCCAACTCCGCCAAGCCGGCCTCAACGCTCCGATCCTCATTCTCGGCGCGCTCTTCGAGGAACAGATCGTCGACCTGGTAGCTCACCGATTAACACCGGTCGTGAGCGATGGGCGCATCTTGCCCGCCCTGGCCAAGGCCGTTCGTGCTCATCCGGCCCTCTACCAGATTCATCTCAAGGTCGAAACAGGCATGGGGAGGCTGGGGCTTTCCATGGACGAGCTGCCAACCATTCTCGACGACCAGATCTTGCGGAGCCCCCTCCAGGTCGAGGGAGTCATGACCCACCTGGCCGACGCAGATGGAGAAGACAGTGCCTTCACGGAACGACAGCTTGGCGCATTCCATGCCATGCTGGAGCAGATTCGCCTACGAGGCCTCACCCTGCCCCTGGTGCATGCGGCCAATAGCGCCGCCATCGTCCGGTTTCCCGAGGCCCACTTTTCGCTCGTGCGCCCCGGTATCATGCTCTATGGCTATCACACCTTGCCGGACTCAGTGCCCACGCCGGCGCTCACGCCAGTCCTCTCGCTGCGAACCACAATCGCCCAACTGCGAACGATTCCACAAGGCGGAACCGTCAGCTACAACAGAACCTTCGTGGCCAAGCGGCCGACGAAGATTGCGGTCCTCCCCATCGGCTACGCAGACGGCTACAGCCGGCTGCTCTCCAATCGCGGGTTTGTGTTGATTCAAGGCACACGCGCCCCGATCGTCGGGCTGGTCTGCATGGACATGATCATGGTGGATGTCACGGACCTCCCCTCGGTGCAGATCGGCGAGACCGTCACTCTGATCGGTCAGCAGGGAACAGAATCCATCGGAGCTGATGAAGTGGCAGGATTGATCGGCACGATCCCCTATGAAGTCCTCTGCGGGATCGGCTCCCGCGTTCCACGCCTCTACGAATCGGCCTGA
- a CDS encoding outer membrane protein transport protein translates to MGTSMLSGQWRQAGFSQGMWMRWMVLAWLCLSWLPEMALAQVPRIQGQGTAASAMGNAFSAQADDPSALHYNPAGMTQLRGVQFMAGALFAGGSTNFTSPTGATARGDRNGSAAWPPPTHLFITANLKDIGLTALGDFTAGIGVTVPFGSLTRWPNDGPFKTATTFNTMPLLDIKPTIAYKVTENLSLGLGADIYTFSGLIGEGQLEKHSVSSAGVKTELAGKDTAAGFNASLLYTALRNPDGKPVANIGLVYRSQATLHLTGALLNDGAKVSDASSTFVLPQIITGAIAIWPVRTSEREWKLELDVDHVGWKSVRNLDVRLGTGATIAKPQNWTNTYAVMVGTEYKWLALESLPHWDVALRAGYTNQQNQMPDVTYDPGIPSSDLHIVGGGVGLLCKEQGSFLGLMRCGDLGVGWLKPKAIGLDLSYQVAFYEDRTVAGNRNPTVNGTYQTMLHNGSLSIRVIY, encoded by the coding sequence ATGGGGACGAGCATGTTGTCTGGGCAGTGGCGCCAGGCTGGATTCTCGCAGGGGATGTGGATGCGCTGGATGGTCCTGGCATGGTTGTGTCTGAGCTGGTTGCCGGAGATGGCCTTAGCCCAGGTGCCCCGTATTCAAGGGCAGGGAACCGCTGCCTCTGCGATGGGCAATGCCTTTTCCGCCCAAGCCGACGACCCCTCGGCGCTCCATTACAACCCAGCCGGAATGACGCAGTTGCGAGGCGTTCAATTCATGGCGGGGGCGCTCTTTGCCGGAGGGTCCACGAACTTCACGAGTCCGACTGGCGCGACGGCTCGTGGCGACCGGAACGGGAGCGCCGCCTGGCCCCCTCCCACGCATCTGTTTATCACGGCGAACCTGAAAGACATTGGGCTGACGGCTCTGGGCGATTTCACGGCTGGAATCGGGGTGACGGTGCCCTTCGGCTCGCTGACCCGCTGGCCCAACGACGGCCCCTTCAAGACCGCCACGACCTTCAATACCATGCCGCTGCTGGATATCAAGCCGACCATCGCCTACAAGGTGACGGAGAACCTCTCGCTCGGGCTGGGCGCGGATATTTATACCTTTAGCGGGCTCATCGGCGAAGGCCAGCTTGAGAAACATTCGGTTTCCTCTGCCGGAGTGAAAACGGAACTCGCGGGGAAGGACACGGCGGCTGGTTTCAACGCCAGCCTGCTGTATACGGCCCTACGCAATCCCGATGGCAAGCCGGTGGCGAATATCGGTCTCGTCTATCGCAGCCAGGCGACGCTGCATTTGACCGGGGCCTTATTGAACGATGGAGCCAAAGTTTCCGATGCCAGCTCCACTTTCGTTTTGCCCCAAATCATCACGGGGGCGATTGCAATCTGGCCGGTCCGGACCAGTGAGCGGGAGTGGAAGCTCGAACTGGATGTGGACCATGTCGGGTGGAAATCGGTGCGGAATCTTGATGTGAGGTTGGGGACAGGGGCGACGATTGCCAAGCCGCAGAATTGGACCAATACCTATGCGGTGATGGTTGGAACCGAATATAAATGGCTGGCGCTGGAGTCGCTCCCACATTGGGATGTGGCGCTGCGGGCCGGCTATACCAATCAGCAGAACCAAATGCCTGATGTGACCTATGATCCAGGGATTCCCTCTTCGGATCTCCACATCGTGGGGGGAGGAGTGGGATTGCTGTGCAAGGAGCAGGGCTCGTTTCTGGGGCTGATGCGCTGCGGAGACCTCGGTGTGGGCTGGCTCAAGCCGAAAGCGATCGGTCTCGACCTCTCCTATCAAGTGGCGTTCTACGAGGACCGCACGGTGGCGGGCAATCGCAACCCGACTGTCAATGGCACCTACCAGACGATGCTCCATAACGGGAGCCTGTCGATTCGCGTGATCTATTAG
- a CDS encoding response regulator yields MSSTHAEIQLLPKDRTILEREVMEFRPFGLDEQGHTIRDLSGMSIRAAIVHLDKSLSRERGAVAGRQAVLELCRLLNQRIKDPVYYVTLEFLKNAWNSYSYEFTAYLYEFCERLSGDSRFVFRAGMEKASPIMQVLARPFSLSQIYSMFPYFGNKFASGSIECRVGEVTASSAVLAMKYSDRTLDQFGPYRRRCAHLMCQAAQGIMAAVPVRVHGLPPATLTELSCIANDDEWCQWAIRWSAAGEGPWSRKIWQVAEKPGADQAPGSGAGVQEPLEHVPAKEAVRDRGGSALSFAVTVGGARSKRHMPWYVWSALIGLALAVGLRTLNASVSVGEVLLIGLAPLLVAEALLNRRLRVESQQREALIHEQIGFVETRHEELREAYLAQEQTRVELRRKVTQLTALHRAGLLFGSTLDREALMQNVLETLTCDLQYDRAMISFYDPVRHVVGDARVRGVSPEVQAFARAREIPVTDPLSPEGIVLLQGQPVLIGDVRAVWGRLHPLNQQLALLTQTKALIAVPLKVKGRIFGSLTVDRIQEHSLAHDDLELMMTVAHQVAIALDNASAYEQIEALNVGLEAKVRERTAELEQADRLRSQFLSHVSHELKTPLTSIKGFLQNLLDGLTGPLNEKQQRYLSRMQENADRLIRMIEDLLDRTRIQSGRLDLTPGEIDLGRCVADAVEQLRLLAQAKRQTLETIGLPVPLMVWADRDRLIQIVTNLVQNAVKFTPEGGSIIVMIGQETKTLARVSVRDTGPGIPKELLGQIFDPFFRIKQVRAGTKGLGLGLSIVRTLVELQGGTIIAKSDVGQGAELLFTVPLLPMAVAQPVGAAAEAAHILVVDDDSDIRQVLQDYFRGKGYRVQVAVDGVCALEAVRADTFQGIILDIGLPSMDGMEVLRQIRRWDQQTPIVMVTASGSKDLAVRAIGMGAQAYLLKPFAVDELQRIADHWFRPFERSPAEPSASEPCTGE; encoded by the coding sequence ATGAGTTCTACTCACGCGGAGATCCAGCTGCTGCCGAAGGACCGCACGATTCTTGAGCGGGAGGTCATGGAGTTCCGTCCGTTCGGACTGGACGAACAGGGCCACACGATCCGAGATCTGAGCGGGATGAGTATTCGGGCCGCCATCGTCCATCTCGATAAGTCGTTGTCCCGTGAGCGGGGGGCCGTCGCCGGGAGGCAGGCGGTGCTGGAGCTGTGCCGGCTGTTGAATCAGCGCATCAAGGATCCGGTCTATTATGTGACGCTGGAGTTTCTGAAGAATGCCTGGAACAGTTATTCCTACGAGTTCACGGCCTACCTCTACGAATTCTGCGAGCGTCTTTCCGGCGATTCTCGATTTGTGTTTCGGGCCGGGATGGAGAAGGCGTCTCCGATCATGCAGGTGCTCGCCAGGCCGTTTTCGCTATCGCAGATTTACAGCATGTTTCCCTATTTCGGAAATAAGTTCGCGTCCGGTTCGATCGAGTGCCGGGTCGGCGAGGTGACGGCGAGCTCCGCGGTCCTGGCGATGAAGTATTCCGACCGGACCCTTGATCAGTTCGGCCCCTATCGCCGGCGGTGCGCGCATCTGATGTGCCAGGCGGCCCAAGGCATTATGGCGGCCGTGCCGGTTCGCGTGCATGGTCTCCCGCCCGCCACCCTGACGGAACTGTCGTGCATCGCGAACGACGACGAGTGGTGCCAATGGGCGATCCGATGGTCCGCTGCGGGGGAGGGGCCCTGGAGCCGCAAGATCTGGCAGGTGGCGGAGAAGCCGGGAGCAGATCAGGCGCCGGGATCGGGAGCAGGTGTGCAGGAACCGCTCGAGCACGTTCCCGCGAAAGAGGCCGTCCGCGACCGAGGGGGCTCGGCGCTGTCGTTCGCTGTAACGGTGGGCGGCGCACGATCGAAGCGGCATATGCCATGGTATGTCTGGAGCGCGCTCATCGGACTGGCGCTGGCCGTCGGCCTTCGCACGTTGAACGCCTCGGTGAGCGTCGGCGAAGTCCTGCTGATCGGATTGGCGCCGCTGCTGGTTGCGGAAGCGCTGCTCAACCGCCGTCTTCGGGTCGAGAGCCAGCAACGCGAAGCCTTGATTCATGAACAGATCGGTTTCGTGGAAACACGCCATGAAGAGCTGCGCGAAGCCTACCTGGCGCAGGAGCAGACGCGCGTCGAATTGCGCCGAAAGGTAACGCAGCTGACGGCGCTCCATCGAGCCGGCTTGTTGTTCGGCTCGACGTTGGATCGCGAGGCCTTGATGCAGAATGTCTTGGAGACCCTGACCTGCGATCTCCAGTACGACCGCGCGATGATTTCCTTCTACGATCCGGTTCGCCACGTCGTCGGGGATGCGCGGGTGCGCGGCGTGTCGCCCGAGGTGCAGGCCTTCGCGCGCGCGCGTGAGATTCCCGTTACCGACCCCCTGAGCCCGGAAGGCATCGTGCTGTTGCAGGGGCAGCCGGTGCTGATCGGGGATGTGCGGGCGGTGTGGGGTCGCCTGCATCCATTGAATCAACAGCTGGCCCTCCTGACACAGACCAAAGCGCTGATCGCGGTCCCCTTGAAAGTCAAAGGCCGGATTTTCGGAAGCCTGACGGTCGATCGGATACAAGAACATAGTCTGGCCCATGACGACCTTGAGCTGATGATGACGGTTGCCCATCAAGTCGCGATCGCGCTCGATAATGCCTCTGCCTATGAGCAAATCGAAGCGTTGAATGTGGGGCTGGAAGCCAAGGTGCGTGAACGTACAGCTGAGCTGGAGCAGGCGGATCGCTTGCGGTCTCAATTCCTCTCACATGTCTCGCATGAGCTGAAGACACCCTTGACCTCGATTAAGGGGTTTTTGCAGAATCTGCTGGATGGATTGACGGGGCCGCTCAACGAGAAACAGCAGCGCTACTTGTCCCGGATGCAGGAGAATGCCGACCGGTTGATCCGCATGATCGAGGATTTGCTCGATCGCACGAGGATTCAGTCCGGGCGGTTGGATTTGACGCCGGGCGAGATCGATCTGGGTCGTTGTGTGGCGGATGCCGTCGAGCAGTTGCGTCTGTTGGCCCAGGCCAAACGGCAGACCTTGGAGACGATCGGTCTGCCTGTGCCGCTGATGGTCTGGGCGGATCGGGATCGGCTGATCCAGATCGTCACGAATCTCGTCCAGAATGCGGTGAAGTTTACTCCGGAGGGCGGCAGTATTATTGTGATGATCGGACAGGAGACCAAGACGCTTGCCCGCGTGTCCGTGCGCGATACCGGGCCCGGCATTCCGAAAGAGTTGCTCGGTCAGATTTTCGATCCGTTCTTTCGTATCAAACAGGTCAGGGCCGGAACGAAGGGGCTCGGCTTGGGTTTGTCGATCGTGCGCACGCTGGTGGAGTTGCAAGGCGGAACGATCATTGCGAAGAGCGACGTGGGGCAGGGAGCGGAGTTGTTGTTTACGGTTCCGTTGCTGCCCATGGCGGTGGCGCAGCCAGTTGGTGCAGCGGCGGAGGCGGCGCATATCCTGGTCGTCGATGACGATTCGGACATTCGCCAAGTGCTGCAAGATTATTTTCGAGGCAAGGGGTATCGCGTCCAGGTGGCAGTCGACGGAGTATGTGCCTTGGAAGCCGTGCGGGCCGACACGTTCCAGGGGATCATTCTGGATATCGGCCTCCCTTCGATGGATGGGATGGAGGTGCTCCGGCAAATCAGGAGATGGGATCAGCAGACTCCGATTGTGATGGTCACTGCGTCCGGCTCCAAAGATCTGGCGGTGCGCGCCATCGGCATGGGGGCACAGGCGTATCTGCTCAAACCCTTCGCTGTCGATGAACTGCAACGGATTGCCGACCATTGGTTTCGGCCATTCGAGCGATCGCCAGCGGAACCTTCCGCGAGCGAACCATGCACGGGCGAGTGA
- a CDS encoding MTH1187 family thiamine-binding protein — MVLLEFSMSPLGKGESVGKYVARSLDIIDKSGVDYRLNPMGTVLEGEWDEVFAVVKKCYDRMKKDCGRISCTIKVDYRKGRAGRLQSKVASVESKLKRAIKQ; from the coding sequence ATGGTTCTGCTCGAATTCAGTATGTCGCCCTTGGGCAAGGGAGAGAGCGTGGGCAAGTATGTGGCGCGCTCGCTCGATATTATCGATAAAAGCGGAGTGGATTATCGCTTGAACCCGATGGGGACGGTGCTCGAAGGGGAATGGGACGAGGTCTTTGCCGTCGTCAAGAAATGTTATGACCGCATGAAGAAAGATTGCGGCCGTATCTCCTGCACGATCAAGGTCGACTACCGGAAAGGCCGGGCGGGGCGGTTGCAGAGTAAAGTGGCGAGCGTCGAGTCGAAGCTGAAGCGGGCGATCAAGCAGTAA
- a CDS encoding bifunctional precorrin-2 dehydrogenase/sirohydrochlorin ferrochelatase, with product MAANSGYPLSLDVKGYPVLVLGGDEEAAEKTQQLLAAGAKVIVVAPSLNDTLKELAASAKVVHRGRHFRDTDLESAILVMNMVRGDRDFARALFAKAREKKFLLWSVDQPESSTVSMPAVVACGHLRIAISTSGVAPALSGFMKEDIEKIFGDEFAVFVEWVGQLREQTKADAPDFEKRRDLLREALDGFRLLGKIQYPKVWLDERAKLNVASGVKGEA from the coding sequence ATGGCTGCAAATTCTGGCTATCCGTTGTCTCTGGATGTGAAAGGTTACCCGGTGCTGGTGCTCGGGGGAGACGAGGAGGCTGCGGAAAAGACTCAGCAGTTGTTGGCGGCAGGGGCGAAAGTGATCGTGGTGGCTCCGTCGCTCAACGACACGCTCAAAGAATTGGCTGCGTCGGCGAAAGTCGTGCACCGTGGGCGCCATTTCCGAGACACGGATTTGGAGAGCGCGATTCTGGTCATGAACATGGTTCGCGGGGATCGTGATTTCGCCAGGGCGCTGTTCGCGAAGGCGCGCGAGAAGAAATTCTTGCTCTGGTCGGTCGATCAGCCGGAATCCTCCACGGTCAGCATGCCGGCGGTTGTGGCCTGTGGCCATTTGCGCATCGCTATCAGCACGAGCGGAGTGGCCCCGGCCTTGTCCGGTTTTATGAAAGAAGATATCGAGAAGATCTTCGGCGACGAGTTTGCCGTCTTTGTGGAGTGGGTTGGCCAACTGCGTGAGCAGACCAAGGCGGATGCGCCGGATTTCGAGAAACGCCGTGATTTGTTGCGTGAGGCGCTGGACGGGTTCCGCCTATTGGGCAAGATTCAGTATCCGAAAGTCTGGCTGGATGAACGGGCCAAGCTGAATGTGGCGTCAGGCGTGAAGGGTGAAGCGTAA
- a CDS encoding HNH endonuclease: MEMTLLLNATYEPLRVVHWQKAIALLWQGKVEVLEVYDREVHAVSISFKLPSVMRLLKLVRLKDAHRAVKFSRINIFTRDGYACQYCRHKFRTEELTFDHVVPIAKGGRKTWENIVTACWRCNNRKSGRTPDEAGMKLMKKPIKPRWSPTVTITIGIRNAPESWRDYLYWNLELDADPAET; encoded by the coding sequence ATGGAAATGACTCTCCTGCTCAACGCGACGTACGAACCCCTGAGGGTCGTGCATTGGCAAAAAGCGATCGCGCTTCTCTGGCAGGGTAAAGTCGAAGTCCTCGAGGTCTACGACCGAGAGGTCCACGCGGTGTCGATTTCCTTCAAGCTTCCCTCCGTCATGCGTCTCCTCAAATTGGTCCGGCTCAAGGATGCCCACCGGGCGGTCAAGTTCTCCCGCATCAATATCTTTACGCGAGACGGCTATGCCTGCCAGTACTGCCGGCACAAGTTCCGGACCGAGGAGCTGACGTTCGATCATGTCGTGCCCATCGCGAAGGGTGGACGCAAGACCTGGGAAAACATCGTCACGGCCTGCTGGCGCTGCAACAACCGAAAGAGCGGTCGCACGCCCGATGAAGCCGGCATGAAGCTCATGAAGAAACCGATCAAGCCTCGCTGGAGTCCCACTGTCACCATTACCATCGGGATCAGGAATGCGCCGGAAAGCTGGCGCGACTATCTCTATTGGAACTTGGAATTGGATGCCGACCCCGCAGAAACCTAA
- a CDS encoding Rieske 2Fe-2S domain-containing protein translates to MPEFMTVATVEEIPPGTGRTVQVQGIWIALYNVEGSFYAVDNTCPHAGGPLGEGHLDGCLVECPWHGWQFNLRTGERPENPDITVARCLVRIEGNQVQVALPENFNT, encoded by the coding sequence ATGCCTGAGTTTATGACCGTCGCGACGGTCGAGGAGATTCCCCCGGGAACCGGACGAACCGTCCAGGTCCAAGGGATCTGGATCGCGCTCTACAATGTCGAGGGATCGTTTTACGCCGTCGACAATACCTGCCCCCATGCGGGAGGACCGCTGGGCGAAGGCCATCTGGATGGTTGTCTCGTCGAATGTCCGTGGCACGGCTGGCAATTCAATCTGCGCACAGGGGAACGACCGGAGAATCCTGACATCACCGTCGCCCGCTGTCTCGTGCGGATCGAAGGAAATCAGGTACAGGTCGCACTGCCGGAGAACTTTAATACTTAG
- a CDS encoding gamma-glutamylcyclotransferase, with translation MKFFLYGDHLNPTQLKRRAPEHQFLLLATLPEHTIKFCRWSAQWRCGLASVAPSPGEQVWGAVFEVTDEDLKLMDQFEEDVPQSAFRQVQVTVLTEAGEKMLVTTYAATPIGKFKPKAHYLDWVMKGVKHWKLPTEALDMWKSFVPAQ, from the coding sequence ATGAAATTCTTTCTTTACGGGGACCATCTCAACCCCACACAACTAAAACGTCGCGCGCCGGAACATCAGTTCCTCCTGCTGGCCACCCTCCCAGAACACACGATCAAGTTCTGCCGCTGGTCCGCGCAATGGCGCTGCGGCCTCGCCAGCGTGGCCCCCTCACCAGGGGAACAGGTCTGGGGCGCGGTCTTCGAAGTCACCGACGAAGACCTCAAGCTGATGGACCAATTCGAAGAGGACGTCCCCCAAAGCGCATTTCGCCAGGTCCAAGTCACCGTGCTAACGGAAGCCGGGGAGAAGATGCTCGTCACCACCTATGCCGCCACCCCGATCGGCAAGTTCAAACCCAAAGCCCATTATCTCGATTGGGTGATGAAGGGCGTCAAGCATTGGAAGCTGCCGACAGAGGCTCTCGATATGTGGAAGTCGTTCGTTCCAGCGCAATAA